In the genome of Leptospira inadai serovar Lyme str. 10, one region contains:
- a CDS encoding PhzF family phenazine biosynthesis protein: MNKIAYEIFQVDAFADRLFHGNPAAVIPWKGEWPSDRLMIQIAAENNLSETAFFRPTEKEGEFELRWFTPEVEVALCGHATLATAAVIFEYGSDLKIENRSILLFHSKSGVLEVEKENETLYLNFPSIPPSSLDVNQELLKCFSIKPQYLFQARDAVFVFEREEEVRELEPDFEAIKRIPFFAVIATAPSAPGKEYDFVSRFFAPAKGVPEDPVTGSAHCTLIPYWSKRLQKKNLSAFQVSKRGGHLICEDRGDRVRIGGGCVLYLKGNFFL; encoded by the coding sequence ATGAACAAAATTGCATATGAAATTTTTCAGGTCGATGCGTTTGCGGATCGATTATTTCACGGAAATCCCGCCGCCGTAATTCCCTGGAAAGGGGAATGGCCTAGCGACCGGTTGATGATTCAGATTGCCGCGGAAAATAATCTGTCGGAAACGGCCTTCTTTCGCCCGACGGAGAAAGAAGGTGAGTTCGAGTTGAGATGGTTTACTCCCGAAGTTGAAGTTGCTCTTTGCGGTCATGCGACATTGGCGACGGCGGCAGTCATTTTCGAATACGGGAGCGATCTAAAAATCGAAAATAGATCGATTCTTCTTTTTCATAGCAAGAGTGGAGTTTTGGAAGTCGAGAAAGAGAACGAAACTTTATATTTGAATTTCCCCTCGATCCCTCCTAGTTCCCTGGATGTTAATCAAGAACTTTTAAAGTGTTTTTCGATAAAACCGCAGTATTTATTTCAGGCAAGAGATGCGGTCTTTGTTTTCGAGAGGGAAGAAGAGGTCCGAGAATTGGAACCCGATTTTGAGGCAATTAAACGAATCCCTTTTTTTGCGGTCATTGCCACAGCTCCCTCCGCACCGGGCAAAGAATATGATTTCGTTTCTCGATTTTTTGCCCCTGCGAAAGGAGTTCCGGAAGATCCTGTAACCGGTTCCGCCCATTGTACCTTAATTCCATATTGGTCGAAAAGATTACAAAAAAAGAATTTATCCGCTTTTCAAGTCTCCAAGCGCGGAGGTCATTTAATTTGCGAGGATAGAGGGGATCGAGTCAGGATAGGAGGGGGATGCGTTCTTTATCTGAAGGGAAATTTTTTTCTCTAA
- a CDS encoding MarR family winged helix-turn-helix transcriptional regulator, whose amino-acid sequence MRENPLSLDRQICFPLYASSRVVTALYRPILEEFDLTYPQYIVLLVLWEEDGIPLKEIGDKLFLDSGTLTPLLKKMEMQGLLTRDRSNEDERSLVVKLTAKGRNLRKKAACIPERLFAESGLTQEKVTKLKRELDEFLILLTDKLGNSA is encoded by the coding sequence GTGAGAGAGAATCCGTTAAGTCTAGATCGGCAAATATGTTTCCCGCTCTACGCATCCTCTAGGGTGGTGACGGCCTTGTACCGTCCTATCTTGGAGGAATTCGATCTAACGTACCCGCAATATATAGTGCTTCTCGTTTTGTGGGAAGAGGATGGAATACCGTTAAAAGAAATCGGCGATAAACTATTTCTAGATTCCGGTACGTTAACCCCGCTGCTAAAAAAAATGGAAATGCAGGGACTTTTGACGAGAGATCGTTCGAACGAGGACGAGCGTTCACTTGTCGTAAAATTGACTGCCAAGGGACGCAATCTTCGTAAGAAGGCCGCTTGCATCCCCGAAAGACTTTTTGCGGAATCCGGACTAACTCAGGAGAAAGTGACTAAATTAAAGCGGGAGTTGGATGAGTTTCTGATATTACTCACGGATAAGCTGGGAAATTCCGCGTGA
- a CDS encoding monovalent cation:proton antiporter-2 (CPA2) family protein, whose product MEQQSILITAIILLATAVLCVPIFKKLGIGSILGYVAGGILIGPYGIRLVTGGTEILHFAEFGVVLLLFLIGLELRPQTLWVLRKPVFGMGLTQVAITSCALTFLIEWTFSIGWIASSLLGLSLSLSSTAFALQSLAEKNQLTTAHGRSAFAILLFQDLAVIPVMAILPLAALNNSVADHQVAFDSAKFGLALLAILLVVLGGRYLTRPLFRIIASSGNHEIFVALSLLLVLGVALAMEMVGLSMALGSFLGGVLLADSEYRHELEANLEPFKGLLLGLFFLAVGMSMNVDILAMNPFLIIGIAIGLMFVKGLILYAIGRFNNLNNESAVNLSLNISQGGEFAFVILNVAVQFGILNKQISEYSIVVVTISMLLTPFFTILKEKLLDPYFNQEEEGPADIIDERNRVIIAGFGRVGQIIGRMLYVHKIGFTALEHNAEQVSAARKFGHKIYYGDASRLDLLVSAGAAQADILILAVQDMELSLKIAELVKKNFPNLQIIARARNRAHYFNLMDLGVETIRRDTFASSLEIGGEVLMELGFLPSEVEAILRKFREYDEDMLLGQYKVRHNEKELIAFSKNAVKQLEEAFAADRLEKEAS is encoded by the coding sequence ATGGAACAACAGAGCATCCTAATCACAGCGATTATTTTATTAGCGACAGCGGTACTTTGTGTTCCCATATTTAAGAAATTAGGAATCGGATCCATCCTCGGTTACGTGGCCGGAGGAATTCTGATCGGTCCGTACGGAATAAGATTAGTGACCGGAGGCACTGAAATACTTCATTTTGCCGAGTTCGGAGTCGTTTTACTTCTTTTCTTAATCGGTTTGGAACTTCGCCCGCAAACCCTTTGGGTTCTTCGAAAACCTGTTTTCGGGATGGGTCTTACGCAAGTTGCGATTACATCCTGCGCATTAACTTTTTTGATAGAATGGACGTTTTCTATCGGATGGATAGCATCTTCTCTTTTAGGCCTGAGCCTTTCTCTTTCTTCTACGGCATTCGCACTGCAATCGTTGGCCGAAAAAAATCAATTAACGACTGCGCACGGTAGATCGGCCTTCGCCATCCTGCTATTCCAGGATCTTGCCGTAATTCCCGTCATGGCGATCCTTCCTCTCGCTGCACTGAACAATTCAGTTGCCGACCATCAAGTTGCCTTCGACTCGGCTAAATTCGGCTTAGCTTTATTGGCGATTTTATTAGTCGTTTTGGGAGGTCGTTACCTAACACGACCCTTGTTTCGAATTATCGCATCCTCCGGAAACCATGAGATTTTCGTGGCGCTTTCCCTTTTGCTGGTCCTAGGAGTCGCCTTAGCCATGGAAATGGTCGGTCTGTCGATGGCTCTCGGATCATTTTTAGGAGGTGTGCTACTAGCCGACTCGGAATATCGTCACGAGTTGGAAGCCAACTTAGAACCGTTTAAGGGGCTACTCCTCGGCTTATTCTTCTTGGCGGTAGGTATGTCTATGAATGTAGACATACTGGCTATGAATCCTTTTCTTATAATAGGGATTGCAATCGGCCTAATGTTCGTCAAAGGCTTGATTCTTTATGCGATCGGTAGATTCAATAATTTAAATAACGAATCGGCCGTAAACTTATCGTTAAATATATCTCAGGGCGGGGAATTCGCTTTCGTTATTCTGAATGTAGCCGTTCAATTCGGGATTCTTAATAAACAAATATCGGAATATTCTATCGTAGTCGTAACGATATCGATGCTTTTAACCCCGTTCTTTACGATTTTAAAAGAAAAGCTATTGGACCCGTATTTCAACCAAGAAGAGGAAGGTCCGGCAGATATAATCGACGAAAGAAATCGGGTCATCATCGCCGGATTCGGCCGTGTGGGCCAAATCATCGGTAGAATGCTCTACGTGCATAAAATCGGATTCACCGCATTGGAGCATAACGCGGAGCAGGTTAGCGCCGCACGTAAGTTCGGTCACAAAATCTATTATGGGGATGCAAGTCGACTGGATCTGCTAGTCTCGGCAGGAGCCGCCCAGGCCGATATTCTGATCCTTGCCGTACAGGATATGGAATTATCCTTAAAGATTGCGGAACTCGTAAAGAAAAATTTCCCTAATCTCCAGATCATTGCCCGTGCAAGAAACAGAGCCCATTATTTTAATCTAATGGATTTAGGAGTGGAGACGATTCGCAGGGACACGTTTGCCTCGTCACTCGAGATAGGCGGAGAAGTCCTGATGGAATTGGGTTTTCTACCGTCGGAGGTAGAGGCGATTCTTCGGAAATTTAGGGAGTACGACGAAGATATGCTGCTAGGTCAATACAAAGTTCGTCATAATGAAAAAGAGCTCATTGCATTTTCCAAGAATGCAGTCAAACAGTTGGAAGAGGCATTCGCAGCCGACAGATTGGAAAAAGAAGCTTCCTAG
- a CDS encoding glycosyltransferase family 39 protein, translated as MKKNNIPFLFFIVFFVNVLLPVTPRSDAIWNVPTGMSILLHGDTDLDEFQDLRKEFGNYGLINLKGKEYNIFPIGVSILAVPQLFLMTQINGSKEILNHSLEAGKFVAAGWMALATVFIFLGFKKKFGYQKAFYFAILFAFATPSLSTGGRAIWQQSGALLLNTILMYILIRGIYGKKELLWIGLICGFAIWVRPTTLLVSVPTFFFLLLRGRIKAAWVLVTAIPIFLLFIYYTFDIYGSFLPAYYSNHSTRIFRFEKFGEALAGLLFSPNRGLFIWSPFLVLSIVGILRIHKDRDSPISILFLICLVLHLILLSSFDMWWGGHSIGPRLLTETIPFFLWFTLKGTLQLSEQIESKKTLGALWFIACLLSFIFHFRASVDLGPTIWNRSPQNIDENPSRVWDWHDPQFLSGDHALKFIL; from the coding sequence ATGAAAAAAAATAACATTCCGTTTCTCTTTTTTATCGTTTTCTTCGTAAACGTACTATTACCGGTCACACCTCGCTCGGATGCAATTTGGAATGTTCCTACCGGGATGAGTATTCTACTGCACGGAGATACCGACTTGGACGAATTTCAAGACTTGCGTAAAGAGTTCGGAAATTACGGCTTAATAAACCTCAAGGGTAAAGAGTATAACATTTTTCCGATCGGTGTCTCGATTCTGGCTGTTCCGCAATTATTCTTGATGACCCAAATAAACGGCTCCAAGGAAATACTAAACCATTCTCTCGAGGCGGGAAAGTTCGTCGCAGCCGGATGGATGGCTCTGGCAACGGTATTCATCTTCTTAGGTTTTAAGAAGAAATTCGGTTATCAAAAAGCGTTTTATTTCGCCATCCTCTTTGCGTTCGCGACCCCGTCATTATCCACGGGAGGTCGGGCCATCTGGCAGCAGAGCGGCGCACTTCTGCTAAATACGATATTAATGTACATTCTAATTCGAGGAATTTACGGAAAGAAAGAGCTACTCTGGATCGGATTGATCTGCGGTTTCGCAATATGGGTTCGTCCCACCACCCTTTTGGTATCCGTTCCGACATTTTTCTTTCTATTACTTAGAGGGAGAATAAAGGCGGCCTGGGTCTTAGTTACAGCAATCCCGATCTTCCTACTTTTTATATATTATACTTTTGATATATACGGAAGTTTTTTACCGGCTTATTATTCGAATCATTCCACTCGAATTTTCCGATTCGAAAAATTCGGAGAAGCTTTGGCCGGATTACTTTTTAGCCCCAACAGAGGGCTATTTATCTGGTCGCCATTCCTGGTTTTATCGATCGTCGGGATTCTGCGAATTCACAAAGATCGGGATTCGCCGATTTCAATCCTATTTCTAATCTGCTTGGTTCTGCATTTGATTCTTCTTTCCAGCTTTGATATGTGGTGGGGAGGTCATTCCATCGGGCCGAGATTGTTAACGGAAACGATTCCGTTCTTTTTATGGTTTACCCTAAAAGGTACATTACAACTTTCTGAACAGATCGAATCGAAGAAAACCCTTGGAGCTCTCTGGTTCATTGCGTGCTTACTAAGTTTTATTTTTCATTTTCGAGCTTCGGTAGATTTAGGTCCGACTATCTGGAATCGAAGCCCGCAAAATATCGATGAAAACCCTTCCCGAGTTTGGGATTGGCACGATCCGCAATTTTTGAGCGGCGATCACGCATTAAAGTTTATTTTATAA
- a CDS encoding TetR/AcrR family transcriptional regulator, translating into MPAKKKTKKPERAYHHGNLAETLKALALKRLEESKDSAFTVREIAREAGVSHAAAYRHFPSRRDLLAEISKDGFIGITKAFLEAEAKAIPGDSIDRLEKIGIAYVSFCVENPGYYRAMWHTDLGPKDDLLELQEAGRKAFLRLWETVLACYEEQVSDYQPVEIASAAWSIVHGFSTLINEQQLTNNLGLTRNSAKDAAKTLVRLLMSGIRKR; encoded by the coding sequence ATGCCCGCAAAAAAAAAGACTAAAAAGCCGGAGCGCGCATACCATCACGGTAACTTAGCGGAAACGCTAAAAGCTCTAGCGTTAAAGAGACTAGAAGAGAGCAAAGATTCCGCGTTTACCGTTCGTGAAATAGCAAGGGAAGCCGGAGTTAGTCACGCTGCGGCGTACCGCCATTTTCCTTCCCGACGAGACCTTCTCGCGGAGATTTCAAAGGACGGATTTATAGGAATTACCAAGGCTTTTTTAGAGGCGGAAGCAAAAGCGATCCCCGGGGATTCGATCGATCGACTTGAAAAAATCGGAATAGCCTATGTGTCGTTTTGTGTGGAGAACCCGGGATATTATAGAGCGATGTGGCATACGGATCTTGGGCCCAAAGACGATCTATTAGAGTTACAGGAAGCGGGCAGGAAGGCTTTTCTCAGACTATGGGAGACGGTTTTGGCCTGCTATGAAGAACAAGTATCCGATTACCAGCCGGTGGAAATAGCTTCGGCCGCATGGTCGATCGTTCACGGCTTTTCCACTTTGATAAACGAACAACAACTTACGAACAATTTAGGTTTAACTCGGAATAGCGCTAAAGACGCCGCGAAAACCTTGGTCCGATTGCTTATGAGTGGAATTCGAAAACGGTAA
- a CDS encoding carboxypeptidase M32 — translation MWEIELGNWEKDLPGFWKYRKEFERIIHLRNILSVLHWDLEVALPEAGQEERAEQIGLLSGMAHEAFAGHTFKELAEKAFEENNKRNLPGKELRNRELELLFRDLKRASSVPSTWVEKFAKLTSQAHSVWTEARKKNDSTAFIQTLQELLDLTLQKTEYLGYETEAYDSLLEDYEEGARAESLHDLFESLRKSLVPLVSRSRDVSSPFKGKFPVSLQKSFNERLPELLGLPKNISRLDASAHPFSTSLGSFDKRITTRYDEDDPLSSVYSVLHETGHALYETGISLMQGAYSPLKDSASLGLHESQSRLWENQVGRSKEFWETVYPDFISCLNISERDLPFATLYKFVNRAKPSLIRVEADQVTYNLHIILRFRLERALLRKELKLKELSEAWNAGMKELLGIEVPNDSQGYLQDVHWSSGAFGYFPTYTLGNIYAAQLYSCFLSKHPNFPNELQGGNTATLLRWLRENVHQKGRKFQADEILSQATGEGPNAKYLVDYLSSKLEEQE, via the coding sequence ATGTGGGAAATTGAGTTAGGAAATTGGGAGAAGGATCTCCCCGGTTTTTGGAAGTATAGAAAAGAATTCGAACGAATCATTCATCTTAGAAATATTCTGAGCGTTCTCCATTGGGACTTGGAAGTCGCCTTGCCTGAAGCCGGACAGGAAGAACGAGCCGAACAGATCGGATTGCTTTCAGGAATGGCTCACGAAGCGTTTGCCGGCCATACTTTTAAAGAATTGGCCGAGAAAGCTTTTGAAGAAAACAATAAGCGAAATCTTCCCGGGAAGGAACTGCGGAACCGCGAATTAGAACTTTTGTTCAGGGATCTAAAACGTGCATCTTCCGTTCCAAGTACTTGGGTTGAGAAGTTTGCAAAGCTGACTAGCCAAGCGCATTCCGTTTGGACCGAAGCGCGGAAAAAAAATGATTCGACGGCTTTTATTCAGACTCTCCAGGAATTACTGGATTTAACTCTTCAAAAAACGGAATATCTCGGTTATGAAACCGAAGCTTACGATTCCTTATTGGAGGATTACGAAGAAGGTGCAAGAGCAGAATCGTTACACGATCTATTTGAAAGTCTTCGAAAATCTCTCGTTCCTCTTGTTAGCAGATCTAGAGACGTAAGTTCTCCGTTTAAGGGAAAATTCCCGGTTTCATTGCAAAAATCCTTTAACGAACGATTACCCGAACTGCTCGGCTTGCCGAAAAATATTTCCCGTTTGGATGCAAGCGCTCATCCGTTTTCCACTTCGCTTGGCTCCTTTGATAAACGAATAACGACAAGATACGACGAAGACGATCCTCTCTCCTCGGTATATTCCGTCCTTCATGAAACAGGACACGCGCTTTATGAAACCGGGATTTCGTTAATGCAAGGCGCTTATTCTCCGTTAAAAGATTCCGCTTCCCTCGGACTTCACGAATCGCAAAGTAGGCTTTGGGAAAACCAAGTCGGCCGATCCAAGGAGTTTTGGGAGACCGTTTATCCCGATTTTATCAGCTGCTTGAATATTTCCGAAAGAGATCTTCCTTTCGCGACGTTGTATAAATTCGTGAATAGAGCAAAACCTTCGCTTATCCGGGTCGAAGCGGATCAAGTCACCTATAATCTTCATATAATCCTAAGATTTCGATTAGAACGCGCGCTCTTACGAAAGGAGTTGAAACTCAAAGAATTGTCGGAAGCCTGGAATGCGGGTATGAAGGAGTTACTCGGAATAGAAGTCCCGAATGACAGCCAAGGATATCTTCAAGACGTCCATTGGAGTAGCGGCGCTTTTGGATACTTCCCTACCTATACGTTAGGAAATATCTATGCAGCTCAGCTTTATTCGTGTTTCCTATCCAAGCATCCTAATTTTCCGAACGAGTTGCAGGGAGGAAACACCGCGACTCTACTTCGATGGTTACGCGAAAACGTTCACCAAAAAGGGAGAAAATTTCAAGCGGATGAGATCCTCAGTCAAGCGACCGGTGAAGGTCCGAATGCGAAATACTTAGTAGATTATCTTTCTTCAAAATTGGAGGAGCAAGAGTAA
- a CDS encoding outer membrane beta-barrel protein has translation MNNLKVSIAICIFGFFVFGSSLYSEADLKVNSSQDLKNSEKDEKVPPEAKQTDSDSSKELQVEGESEKKPSLTSKDIANLFPLKLGFFVDSYYNASFNRPNSKEASYTTQATRTNEFNINLAYLDANFETNKYRGRFAVQFGTSVAANYVGEGTTGKTSNEFSVRNMQEAYGGIKLGKSTWLDMGIYFGHLGYESWVSHDNFVYTRALSLDNVPYYVSGVRLSGKITDKLKYQLHLDNGYQVVTDNNKDVSGGFRLEWTPLKSLMFRWNTFIGNELPTAIPKEVRYYNNFIAEWKPSDTWIIASSFDVAYQRRADDRDLIYLPGGPAYINRDSSAYRQLYVGNLWVAYRFLPEWRIGSRLERYVDREQMIVQTGTAHGFQTGGTTTTLDYIPNETFLVRFTYQYRLSRDAVYPREAGMSRLDRQFIFSLSIKI, from the coding sequence ATGAATAATTTAAAGGTATCCATCGCGATTTGTATCTTCGGATTTTTCGTTTTCGGCTCCTCTCTTTATTCCGAGGCAGATCTGAAGGTTAATTCTTCACAGGACTTAAAAAATTCGGAGAAAGACGAGAAAGTTCCGCCTGAAGCGAAGCAGACCGATTCCGATTCTTCGAAAGAACTTCAAGTTGAGGGAGAATCCGAAAAGAAACCTTCTCTTACTTCGAAGGATATCGCAAATTTGTTCCCATTGAAGTTAGGATTTTTCGTAGATAGTTACTATAACGCAAGCTTTAATCGGCCGAATTCTAAAGAGGCTTCGTACACGACTCAAGCGACGCGAACCAACGAATTCAACATCAATTTGGCGTATTTGGACGCTAATTTCGAAACGAATAAATACCGGGGGCGGTTCGCCGTACAGTTCGGAACTTCCGTCGCGGCGAATTATGTGGGAGAAGGAACGACAGGAAAAACAAGTAACGAATTTTCCGTTCGCAATATGCAGGAAGCCTATGGAGGTATCAAGCTCGGTAAATCCACATGGTTGGATATGGGTATTTATTTCGGGCACTTGGGATACGAATCCTGGGTCTCTCACGATAACTTCGTTTATACGAGAGCCCTTTCGTTAGATAACGTACCATATTACGTTTCCGGTGTTCGTTTAAGCGGTAAAATTACCGATAAATTGAAATACCAATTACACTTGGACAACGGCTACCAAGTCGTAACGGACAATAACAAGGATGTCTCCGGCGGATTTCGATTGGAATGGACTCCGTTGAAAAGCCTGATGTTTCGTTGGAATACGTTTATAGGAAACGAGTTGCCGACCGCGATTCCAAAGGAAGTTCGTTACTATAATAATTTTATCGCAGAATGGAAACCTTCCGATACTTGGATCATCGCTTCGTCATTCGACGTCGCCTACCAACGTAGAGCGGATGATCGAGATTTAATATATCTTCCCGGCGGACCGGCCTACATAAATAGGGATAGCTCCGCCTATCGCCAATTATATGTCGGAAATCTTTGGGTGGCCTACCGATTCTTACCCGAATGGAGGATCGGCTCCCGCCTCGAAAGATATGTGGACCGAGAGCAGATGATCGTTCAAACAGGAACCGCACACGGGTTTCAAACCGGTGGTACGACGACGACTTTGGATTATATTCCGAACGAGACTTTTCTGGTTCGATTTACGTATCAGTATCGACTTTCGAGAGACGCAGTTTATCCGAGAGAGGCTGGTATGTCGAGGCTGGATCGGCAATTTATATTCTCTCTATCTATTAAGATCTGA
- a CDS encoding LIC13411 family adhesin yields MKIPFRLFPILLSFCFCFNCATYWSQRKNDLQDVFTAGVENPGYGLGVRVGPLAAGFVFQGGETEPGKKNLGTGYGIRGGSIGFYRSQQLIFGILGSDKFHALPKASKAAVPVPKVPDVKAAAPEESNANPGLLFPELPEEESNDSQNSEIDALDERQKAKSFDIRYLKFYNIPVEERRKQKKEAFFRKYIENLDPDKKNEALQSFLAENPVNKDDYPKAFLFQLELYIGARYGIRIGFNVAELLDFLIGFTGLDILEDDI; encoded by the coding sequence ATGAAAATTCCTTTCCGATTATTTCCGATTTTATTGAGTTTCTGTTTCTGTTTCAATTGTGCGACATACTGGTCACAAAGGAAGAACGATCTTCAAGACGTATTCACTGCCGGGGTTGAAAACCCGGGTTATGGCCTCGGAGTGAGAGTCGGTCCTTTAGCTGCCGGATTCGTTTTTCAAGGAGGAGAAACCGAGCCGGGAAAGAAGAATTTAGGGACTGGATACGGAATCCGAGGCGGCAGCATCGGATTCTATCGTTCACAACAACTCATCTTCGGAATCTTAGGAAGCGACAAATTTCATGCTCTTCCCAAAGCGAGTAAAGCCGCAGTTCCTGTTCCGAAAGTTCCCGATGTAAAAGCGGCGGCCCCCGAAGAAAGTAACGCTAATCCAGGATTACTATTTCCGGAACTCCCTGAAGAAGAGAGCAACGATAGCCAGAACTCGGAAATCGATGCTCTGGATGAAAGGCAAAAAGCAAAAAGCTTCGATATACGATATCTAAAGTTCTATAACATTCCGGTAGAAGAAAGGAGAAAACAAAAGAAAGAGGCGTTCTTTCGCAAGTATATTGAAAATCTGGATCCGGATAAAAAGAACGAAGCGCTTCAAAGCTTCTTAGCGGAAAATCCCGTTAATAAGGACGATTATCCGAAGGCATTTCTATTTCAATTGGAACTTTACATAGGAGCTCGGTACGGAATTCGTATCGGATTTAACGTGGCTGAGTTATTGGATTTTCTGATCGGCTTTACGGGTTTAGATATATTGGAAGATGATATTTGA
- a CDS encoding ABA4-like family protein has protein sequence MSAELAFTVLSRFSLVGWLLLAILPNLKLTRILVRSGLWPAILSAAYFLLLATHRGSEGNFQSLAGVAALFSNPWVLLAGWVHYLAFDLLLGIWETKEAESIGLSRWILIPCLFLTLMVGPIGFLIFYVIRIVKGGFNVNL, from the coding sequence ATGTCTGCGGAGTTAGCTTTTACGGTTCTAAGTCGGTTTTCGCTAGTAGGGTGGTTGTTGCTTGCGATCCTACCGAATCTGAAACTCACTAGAATCCTGGTTCGTAGCGGTTTATGGCCTGCAATACTTTCGGCCGCATACTTCTTACTATTGGCCACACACAGAGGATCGGAGGGGAATTTTCAATCGCTTGCAGGAGTTGCAGCATTGTTTTCTAATCCTTGGGTCCTCCTTGCCGGCTGGGTACATTATCTCGCTTTCGATTTATTATTAGGAATATGGGAAACGAAAGAGGCGGAATCGATCGGGCTTTCCCGTTGGATTCTTATTCCTTGTCTGTTTCTTACTCTCATGGTCGGGCCAATCGGTTTTTTAATATTCTATGTTATACGTATCGTTAAAGGAGGATTTAATGTCAACTTATAG
- a CDS encoding glutathione peroxidase: MAQNLYELTATLNSGKEKKLEDYKGKVLLIVNTASECGFTPQYKGLQEMYDKYKSEGLEILGFPCDQFGHQEPGTDDEIQNFCQVNFGVQFPLFKKIEVNGDGAHPVFKYLKKEAPGLLGKSIKWNFTKFLVDKQGNVIKRFAPTTPPEKIDEKVKELLKK, encoded by the coding sequence ATGGCGCAGAATCTATACGAACTAACCGCTACTTTGAACAGCGGAAAAGAAAAGAAATTGGAGGATTACAAAGGAAAAGTTCTCCTTATCGTTAATACGGCTAGCGAATGCGGTTTTACCCCGCAGTACAAAGGCCTTCAAGAAATGTACGACAAGTATAAATCGGAAGGGTTGGAAATTTTAGGTTTCCCTTGCGATCAATTCGGCCACCAAGAGCCCGGAACCGACGATGAAATTCAAAATTTCTGCCAGGTTAACTTCGGAGTTCAATTCCCTCTTTTCAAAAAAATAGAAGTCAATGGCGATGGAGCGCATCCTGTTTTCAAATATCTGAAAAAAGAGGCCCCGGGTCTTTTAGGAAAATCCATCAAATGGAATTTCACCAAGTTTCTGGTGGATAAGCAAGGGAATGTGATCAAACGCTTTGCCCCGACTACTCCACCGGAAAAAATCGACGAGAAAGTGAAGGAACTCCTTAAAAAGTGA
- a CDS encoding LIC13410 family lipoprotein, translating into MKKILSMILFVSTILFLGACSSEVKKSEPAYQPNSDLRTVEASMIKEGDKRLKAEALLGTPTVEQNTQDGSLLEWYLESTTYQKNSYKTLAEKPSRINDDTKFIRVIVDKKGVIKKYEYKL; encoded by the coding sequence ATGAAAAAAATTCTTTCCATGATCTTGTTTGTTTCAACGATTCTCTTTCTTGGAGCTTGCTCTTCCGAGGTGAAAAAAAGCGAACCGGCTTATCAACCTAATTCGGATCTTCGCACAGTAGAAGCTAGCATGATTAAAGAAGGCGATAAAAGGTTGAAGGCGGAAGCTTTGTTGGGTACGCCCACCGTTGAGCAAAATACGCAAGACGGATCCCTTTTGGAATGGTATCTAGAATCGACCACGTATCAAAAGAATTCGTACAAGACTTTAGCCGAAAAACCTTCAAGAATTAATGATGATACTAAGTTCATCAGAGTGATCGTCGATAAGAAAGGCGTTATTAAAAAATACGAATATAAACTTTAA